The Huiozyma naganishii CBS 8797 chromosome 1, complete genome genome window below encodes:
- the GDT1 gene encoding putative ribosome biosynthesis protein GDT1 (similar to Saccharomyces cerevisiae GDT1 (YBR187W); ancestral locus Anc_8.557), which produces MRPTSKVAALSVFVLGITTVAAVSSTISTGTVATARSIPPPVEQANVGTSDAGDISHSPQKAFIMALSMIGLSEIGDKTFLIAALMAMRHSRLFVFSAAASSLTVMTILSGVIGHSFVAFIPERYTAFLAGLLFLVFGYKLTMEGLAMPKDSGVEEEMAEVEEEIVEIDMGSRKNDVESGLHDGSHVSTFSTVYDLASLVFSPAWVQIFIMVFLGEMGDRSQISIIAMASDSAYWFTIFGGVVGHAFCTALAVIGGKYLATKISMRTMTLVGALFFYIFAASYIISAFV; this is translated from the coding sequence ATGCGTCCTACATCCAAAGTAGCTGCTCTTTCCGTATTTGTGTTGGGCATAACCAcggttgctgctgtttcatCCACAATCTCAACGGGTACCGTGGCAACAGCTCGTTCCATTCCACCTCCAGTCGAACAGGCTAATGTAGGTACAAGCGACGCTGGTGATATTTCCCACAGCCCTCAGAAGGCCTTTATAATGGCTCTCTCCATGATCGGGCTGTCTGAAATCGGTGACAAAACGTTTTTGATTGCTGCTCTGATGGCAATGCGTCACTCCAGACTCTTTGTCTTCTCAGCGGCGGCGTCTTCTTTGACTGTTATGACAATCCTTTCTGGTGTTATTGGACACTCATTTGTCGCCTTCATTCCAGAGAGATACACTGCATTTTTGGCAGGTCTACTGTTCCTGGTATTCGGTTACAAATTAACGATGGAAGGGTTGGCAATGCCTAAGGACTCAGGGGTCGAGGAGGAGATGGCGgaagtcgaagaagaaattgtaGAAATTGACATGGGCAGCCGTAAGAACGATGTCGAATCCGGTTTGCATGATGGCTCGCACGTGTCCACTTTCAGCACCGTATATGACCTAGCCTCGCTAGTTTTCTCTCCAGCATGGGTTCAGATTTTCATAATGGTCTTTCTAGGTGAAATGGGTGACCGTTCCCAAATCAGCATTATAGCAATGGCTTCCGACAGTGCGTACTGGTTCACCATTTTTGGTGGTGTAGTAGGTCACGCGTTTTGCACCGCCCTTGCTGTTATTGGGGGTAAATATTTGGCAACGAAGATCAGTATGAGAACTATGACTCTTGTTGGGGCATTATTCTTTTACATCTTCGCTGCCTCATACATCATATCTGCGtttgtttga
- the RPS9B gene encoding 40S ribosomal protein uS4 (similar to Saccharomyces cerevisiae RPS9B (YBR189W) and RPS9A (YPL081W); ancestral locus Anc_8.554) yields the protein MPRAPRTYSKTYSTPKRPYESSRLDAELKLAGEFGLKNKREIYRISFQLSKIRRAARDLLTRDEKDPKRLFEGNALIRRLVRIGVLSEDKKKLDYVLALKVEDFLERRLQTQVYKLGLAKSVHHARVLISQRHIAVGKQIVNIPSFMVRLDSEKHIDFAATSPFGGARPGRVARKNAGKNSGDAEEAAEEEE from the exons ATGCCAA GAGCCCCAAGAACTTACTCTAAGACTTACTCTACTCCAAAGAGACCTTACGAATCTTCTCGTTTGGACGCTGAATTGAAGTTGGCTGGTGAATTCGGTCtaaagaacaagagagagattTACAGAATCTCCTTCCAATTGTCCAAGATCAGAAGAGCCGCCAGAGACTTGTTGACCAGAGACGAAAAGGACCCAAAGAGACTTTTCGAAGGTAATGCCTTGATCAGAAGATTGGTGAGAATCGGTGTTTTGTCCGAAGACAAAAAGAAGCTGGATTACGTTTTGGCTTTGAAGGTTGAagatttcttggaaagaAGACTGCAAACCCAAGTTTACAAGCTAGGTTTGGCCAAGTCTGTTCACCACGCCAGAGTCTTAATCTCTCAAAGACACATTGCTGTTGGTAAGCAAATCGTCAACATCCCATCTTTCATGGTCAGATTGGACTCTGAAAAGCACATTGACTTCGCTGCCACTTCTCCATTCGGTGGTGCCAGACCAGGTAGAGTTGCCAGAAAGAACGCTGGTAAAAACTCTGGTGACGCTGAAGaagctgctgaagaagaagagtaa